From Thermodesulfobacteriota bacterium, one genomic window encodes:
- a CDS encoding 2-oxo acid dehydrogenase subunit E2 yields the protein PVVINGDLEVKPMMYVALSYDHRIVDGREAVQFLVRLKELIQDPESLLLEG from the coding sequence CCGGTAGTTATAAACGGCGATCTTGAGGTAAAGCCTATGATGTATGTTGCGCTTAGTTACGATCACAGAATAGTGGACGGAAGAGAGGCTGTTCAGTTCTTAGTTAGGCTTAAAGAGCTAATACAAGACCCCGAATCACTTCTACTAGAAGG